Proteins from a genomic interval of Papaver somniferum cultivar HN1 chromosome 4, ASM357369v1, whole genome shotgun sequence:
- the LOC113271963 gene encoding probable F-box protein At5g47300, protein MGKSGRDMNGGPRSFLSLSFFLYLTTSFPSSRVYENKAKVKSKKEEIEAMSGLPEEIYLEILLRVAARSTYDCKCGCKTWLRLISNLSFIKRHLNYTLLKNKPNLMLRRQEGSVNFIYTISKNSELFDETDAIESKYPFQFESNYHVVELLGSCNGLVPLRNEDDYCDEDDYCVKEILRIWNPITRESRNYLSHQMLFCKKKLAFCIWL, encoded by the coding sequence ATGGGAAAATCGGGCAGAGACATGAATGGTGGACCCCgctcttttctctctctttctttctttctttatttaaCAACTTCGTTTCCGTCGTCTcgagtttatgaaaataaggcTAAAGTGAAGAGTAAGAAGGAGGAGATCGAAGCAATGTCGGGACTTCCAGAGGAGATATATCTTGAAATCCTGTTAAGGGTAGCAGCCAGATCCACATATGACTGTAAGTGTGGATGCAAGACTTGGCTTCGTCTCATTTCTAATCTTAGTTTTATCAAAAGGCATCTTAATTATACTCTTCTGAAAAACAAACCTAATCTTATGCTTAGAAGGCAAGAAGGTAGTGTTAATTTTATATACACCATTAGCAAGAATAGTGAATTGTTTGATGAAACTGATGCTATTGAATCAAAATACCCTTTTCAATTTGAATCTAATTATCATGTTGTTGAATTATTGGGTTCGTGTAATGGATTAGTTCCCCTAAGGAATGAGGATGATTATTGCGATGAGGATGATTATTGCGTCAAGGAAATCCTTCGTATTTGGAACCCAATAACAAGAGAATCAAGAAATTACCTAAGTCACCAAATGCTATTTTGCAAGAAGAAATTGGCATTTTGTATTTGGTTATGA